GCAGGAGACGATGAATCGTCGGTGGCGGCAACGGAGACTCCGCTGACAATTCCGTCAGCGAGCACTCTCCTCCCGCACGTCCGATCAGTTCCATCAACTCGAACGCGCGCTCGACCGACTGCACACCGCCCGATTTCTCCGCCATACAGTCCACTCCCGATCGACGATCGTCGTTCCATCCAACATGCCCACGGTTGCTTCCGCAATACGGAAAAGTGTTTCGGTAACCAAACGATTTCCGTGAGCCGTCGACACTCGCATTAAAGTCCACAATGTGGAATTCTGTTTTCCTGGAGACTTCCGAAAACAGGAGGGGACAACTGTGCCACGACGCCTCGACGATGCGGTGCTCGCCGACGTGGATCGCCGCCTCCGCGGCGCCGACGAACAACTGGCGAACCAATACCCGGGCGACGACGGCCGCCGACAGCCCGTCCACACGGTCTACATTCCAGGCAACCGGTATACGGCGCGGACGCCCGCTGATTGGGGGTCCAGCGCGCTTGCGGCCGCGAAGGACGCGGGCGGGTTGGATGCCGTGGCCTCGCTCATCCCGGCGAGCGCCGAAACCGGCTGTGACGTCGAAACTCTCGCGACACTCGTCGAGAACAAGCTGACCACCGAGCCGGTCGAAGACCTCCGGATCGACTTCGAGGACGGTTACGGCAACGTCGATGACGCGACCGAGGACGCCGACGTCGCACAGGCGATCGCCGCGCTGCGGGATGCGCTCGACGCAGGCACCTCAACGCCGTTCGTCGGCATCCGGTTCAAGTGCTTCGAGGCCGCAACCCGTGCGCGCGGACTGCGCACACTCGACATGTTTGTCAGCGGGCTCGTCGACTCCGGCGGCCTGCCTGACGGATTCACCCTCACCCTGCCCAAGGTAACGTCCGTCAGCCAGATAGAGGCGATGGTCGCGGTCGCGAGCGCACTCGAAGATGCGAACGCATTGCCGCCCGGCCGCATCCGCTTCGAAGTGCAGGTCGAAACCCCGCAGGCGATCCTCGGCGCCGACGGCCGCGCACCCGTCGCCCAGTACATCCACGCCGGCCAGGGCCGCGTCAGCTCGCTGCATTTCGGGACCTACGACTACTCGGCGTCGCTCGGAATTGCCGCCGCCTACCAGTCGATGGAGCATCCGGCGGCAGACCACGCCAAAAACATCATGCAACTCGCCGTCGCAGGCACAGGCGTACACATGTCCGACGGATCGACCAACATCCTCCCGGTCGGCGACCCCGACAACGTCGCGATGGCGTGGCAGCTGCACGCCCGTCTCGTGCGTCGCCACCTGGAACGCGGCATCTACCAGGGCTGGGACATGCACCCCGCCCAGCTCGTCACCCGGTACCTGGCGACCTACGCGTTCTACCGTGACGCCTTCGCACCCGCCGCGACGCGCCTGCGCAACTACGTCCACCAGCTCGACTCGACCGTCATGGACGAGCCGGCCACTGCCCGCGCACTGGCGAACGTGATCCATCGTGGCAGCGTCTGCGGCGCCCTCACCGCCGACGAAATCGAGACCGCCACCGACCTGTCCATTTCCACCGTGCGCGATATCGCGCTCGGCCGCACACTCAGGAGCAATCAGTGACCCACACAGTGAGGAAAGCGTCCTACTACACTCCCCGCGGCGGCCTGCCCCCGCAGACCGATCTGCTGACCGACCGCGCCATCGTCACCGAGGCCTACACCGTGATTCCGCGCGGCGTCCTCTCGGACATCGTCACCTCGGTGTTCCCGGAGTGGACCGATACCCGCGCGTGGATCATCAACCGACCGGTCGCCGGTGGCGCGACGACGTACTACCAGGCGATCGTCGAGGTCAAACCGGGTGGCGGGGCGCAGCGACCCGAGCCGCAACCCGAGGTGCAGAGCTTCCTGTTCGTCACCTCCGGTGCACTCACCGTCGAGGCGGCAGGCCAGTCGCAGACCCTCACCGAGGGTGGCTTCGCCTACCTGCCGGCCGGCACCGACTGGTCGGCCCACAACAACGGCGACGCCGACGCGACGTTCGTCTGGATCCGCAAGCGCTATGAGGCCATCGAGGGTCACCCGGTCTCGGTCAAGTTCGGCAATGAGCAGGACATCGAGCCTTCGGCCATGCCGGGGACCGACGGCAAATGGCGCACGACACGCATGCTCGACCCGGAAGACCTCGGGTACGACATGCACGTCAACGTCGTCACCTTCGAACCCGGAGCGACCATTCCCTTCGCCGAAACCCACGTCATGGAACACGGCCTGCTGATGCTCGAGGGCAAGGCCGTCTATCACCTCAACGGCGACTGGGTGGAAGTCCAGGAAGGCGACTTCCTGGCGCTGCGGGCCTTCTGCCCGCAGGCGTGCTACGCGGGCGGGCCGTCGAACTTCCGTTACCTGCTGTACAAGGACGTCAACCGCCAGATCATGCTCTGACGCACAACGAGACCGGGCGCCTCGAAAGAGGCGCCCGGTCTCGTCCATGTGGTTGGCCTACAACCGAAAAGGCCAGCCGACGACCTTCTTCACACGCGGACTCGCGTAGGTACGCACCTTCGAGGTGGACAGACCCATTCGAACGAGCCCTTCGGCGATGGTCACCGCCGAGCGGACTCCGTCCACGATCGGGACGCCGGTCGCGGCCCTCACCTTCTCTTCGAGCTCGGCCATGCCGCCGCACCCGAGACAGATCACCTCTGCGTGATCGTTGTCGACTGCC
This region of Mycolicibacterium goodii genomic DNA includes:
- a CDS encoding bifunctional allantoicase/(S)-ureidoglycine aminohydrolase, giving the protein MRKASYYTPRGGLPPQTDLLTDRAIVTEAYTVIPRGVLSDIVTSVFPEWTDTRAWIINRPVAGGATTYYQAIVEVKPGGGAQRPEPQPEVQSFLFVTSGALTVEAAGQSQTLTEGGFAYLPAGTDWSAHNNGDADATFVWIRKRYEAIEGHPVSVKFGNEQDIEPSAMPGTDGKWRTTRMLDPEDLGYDMHVNVVTFEPGATIPFAETHVMEHGLLMLEGKAVYHLNGDWVEVQEGDFLALRAFCPQACYAGGPSNFRYLLYKDVNRQIML
- a CDS encoding DUF6986 family protein, with amino-acid sequence MPRRLDDAVLADVDRRLRGADEQLANQYPGDDGRRQPVHTVYIPGNRYTARTPADWGSSALAAAKDAGGLDAVASLIPASAETGCDVETLATLVENKLTTEPVEDLRIDFEDGYGNVDDATEDADVAQAIAALRDALDAGTSTPFVGIRFKCFEAATRARGLRTLDMFVSGLVDSGGLPDGFTLTLPKVTSVSQIEAMVAVASALEDANALPPGRIRFEVQVETPQAILGADGRAPVAQYIHAGQGRVSSLHFGTYDYSASLGIAAAYQSMEHPAADHAKNIMQLAVAGTGVHMSDGSTNILPVGDPDNVAMAWQLHARLVRRHLERGIYQGWDMHPAQLVTRYLATYAFYRDAFAPAATRLRNYVHQLDSTVMDEPATARALANVIHRGSVCGALTADEIETATDLSISTVRDIALGRTLRSNQ